The window AAGCACTTGTCACTCCAAAAGTCTTGAGTTTTGTTAGAATAGTGATTTCAAGTCTCCATGACTGAGGCCGCTAAGGTTTACATAAATTTGGGgtgctaactttttttttaaattttctttggtGTTCTAGTTCTTTGAATACTGCTTATGTCCAAAGTTCTTTCTTGGATAAATCTTAaatgtaacataaaaattaatttggtgcagcggtaaagttgtgccttggtgacctgttggtcatgggttcgaatccggaaacagcctctttgcatatgcaagggtaaggctgtaTTCTGACACATTTCTACATGATGACAGCATACAAAGTCTTTTGGCAACTATTATGTCAGACGATTTTTGTTTTCAACGACAGATACACGTGTTGTAATGTAACAAAGAATCATGATCTAAGCTGTCCTAATGATAGATGAGAAAAATGAAGCTAATGGAACCCACTtccatagaaaaaataattttctattcttcattttacccaaacttttttttctcttcattttctttgcCTCTTGACCGAGAGTGAAATAAAGAGCAGTGTATTGGAGTTGGAAAATGACAATATATGTAACCTTTTATGTGAATACATTACCActttcaactcttccttctctttacttttccttgccaagcacaCCTATGTATCACATGTATATAAGACAAATATCTAAGGCTGGTTTGGCGATTAGTGTTACGTATGTGGTTCACCTTAATAAAGGTCCTGCGAAATAAATGCAAAATTGCCAGAAAATTTTTGAATTGATGTGTTGACTGGCAATAAATAACAATGACTTATGACCTGTGTGGGCCTACGAAATAAATGCAAAATTGCCAGAACATGTATGAATTGATGTGTTGACTGGCAATAAATAACAATGACTTATGACCTGTGTGGGCCGGAATCAACCGTTACCTTTCCTATATACTCTTGGAGGGTTAACAAAAGCTGAAGATTCATATATATGCAGCAACCAATTTCAATTTGGCAAagtttttcttccattttcagTCCCTTGCCAATGTCTCCACTAAAGCTCCTCATTTTTCTTCACACTGTAACCATTTTCAGTTCAGCTTCCACTACCGAATTTGTCTATAACACAAACTTCAACTCCACAAATATCATCCTATATGGAAATGCCTCTGTTCAGACCTCCATTCTTACTCTCACAAATCAAAGTTTCTTCTCCATAGGCCGTGCTTTTTACCCTCACAAAATACCTACCAAACTAGCCAACTCTTCCACTTTTCTCCCCTTTGCGACCTCCTTCATTTTCTCAATTGTCCCCATTAAAAACTTTATCACTGGTCATGGCTTTGTCTTCCTATTCACGCCATCAAGAGGTGTAAATGGCACGACCTCAGCGGAATATATCGGTCTTTTCAATCGCAGCAATGAAGGCAATCCTCAGAACCACGTTCTTGGAGTCGAGTTTGATCCGGTTAAAAATGAAGAAGAGTTCAACGATATAAGTGACAATCATGTTGGTATTGACATAAACTCGCTTTGTTCCTCAACTTCGCATGAGGCTGGTTATTGGGGTGGAAAAGGTGACAAAGAATTTAAGGTGTTGGAtataaaaaatggagaaaacTATCAGGTATGGATTGAATTTATGCACTCCCAGCTTAACATCACTATGGCTCGGGCAGGACAAAAGAAGCCTAGAGTGCCTCTTATCAGCAGTAGTGTTAACCTTTCAGGGGTTCTTATGGATGAAATATACGTTGGATTCACCGCAGCAACAGGTAGGATAATAGACAGTGCTAAGATTCTTGCTTGGAGTTTTAGtaattcaaatttttcaatTGGTGATGCATTAGTGACAAAAAATTTGCCTTCATTTGTTCATCATAAAAGGTGGTTTTCTGGAGCACGAGCTTTAGCTGTAGGTGTCACCAGTATTGTGTGTGTGTTAATaattggttggggttatgtagCGTTTTTCATTCTCCGCAGAAGAAAGTCACAAGAAGAAGTCGAAGATTGGGAATTGGAGTATTGGCCTCACAGGATTGGTTTCCATGAAATTGATGCAGCAACAAGGCGGTTTTCTGAAGAGAATGTGATTGCTGTCGGAGGGAACGGGAAGGTATATAAAGGGGTTTTGCATGGAGTAGAAGTTGCAGTCAAGAGAATCCCTCAAGAAAGGGAAGAAGGGATGAGAGAGTTTTTGGCAGAGGTTTCAAGCCTTGGCAGAATGACTCACAGAAATTTAGTAGGATTGAGAGGCTGGTGCAAAAAAGAAAGGGGAAACTTGATTCTAGTTTATGACTTCATGACCAATGGAAGTTTAGACAAAAGGATATTTGAGTGTGAAGAGAGATTGATGCTGACATGGGAAGAGAGGATTCAAGTTTTGAAAAATGTAGCCGCAGGGATTCTATACCTGCATGAGGGTTGGGAAGTTAAGGTCTTGCATAGGGACATTAAAGCAAACAATGTTCTACTTGATAAGGACATGAATGCAAGGCTGGGAGATTTCGGATTGGCTCGTATGCATGATCATCAGGGACAAGTGGTCAGCACAACAAGAGTAATAGGGACAGTAGGATACATTGCTCCTGAAGTGATTCGATCAGGAACGGCGTCAACTATGTCTGATGTGTTTGGTTTTGGAATATTGGTGTTGGAAGTAGTTTGTGGGAGAAGACCTATTGAAGAACATAAACCGGGGCTAATCGAATGGTTGATGTCCCTAATGATGCAAGGCCAATTGCACAGTGCTGTTGATGAAAGGTTGAAGGCTAAAGGCGGATACACCATAGAGGAAGCTGAGAGATTGCTTTATTTGGGTCTGTTATGTTCAAATTCAGACCCTGGTATCAGACCAACTATGAGGCAGGCTGTGAAAATTTTGGAGGTGGAAATTGACAGCACTGAGTCTGATGAAGAAAACATAGAGATGAGTTttcttggaaaaataaaatcagctGCTATGTGGTCTAGAGCTGAATGTGCTTTACCATACAGGGGTTACCCTTCTTTTGATGAAGTTAAGATGTTCAGTTTTAATTCTAGGACATCTGGAAGTGGCTCAAGTACCTTTCCAGGATCAGAATCAGAAATCACCAGAGAAAACAGATAGTGTTTCAGCTTTTTACTAGTTGCCGATTTTAGGTTATCCAAATCCTGTTGTAATGAATAGAGAATTTCAAGGTCTAGCTTGTTTGGATCAAACCTGTGTTCATtaccaaaaaagaaacaaaacaaaacaaaagatgaatGACTTTGGAGTTTGATTTCTTAGAGTTTGTTAATGAGATTTTGTCACATAAAATTCTGCTAAAAAAGGTCTGGTATTCATTAGATGAATGAGTATTCAATTGCTTTAATTTGATTACCTATGAAACGAAATTCTTGAAACAACGGtcctatttaaaagaaaaaacttatcaCACATCTAGTCTTTAAATATATCTTCTCAATATATATCAATCATTGAAATGATATCATGTTATTACTTAATTGATAACAGaaactcaaaacaaaaattttaatatgttagGGATCCAatgtaacaaatttttttattaaaaactcaaaacaaaaaattgatcattactGTTAGGAAGTATAGAATTATAGAATTCAATAACAATCATGATGAAATCAACATGAACTAAATTACTTAGCTTCACACGCAACAAGCTACCGGGCTGGGAAAATGATTAGGAATTCAAGCAGTTGAAAACTTGAGACCAAACAAATGGAGCTTTAGtaattcaatttttcaaaattggatCGCATGTACATAAGGATAAAACATGAATAATGGAAGGAACATCAAATTCTTATTAGCAATTTACACTATATATGTAATTAACAAGAGAAGCGTGCATGAACACACTTTCCACCCTTTACCTCTCTTTCTATAATTTTGAGATAAATATCACGGTCATTAAAAAATGTAACTAGCTGcgtaattggaaaaaaaattgtaattgacTATGAATCATCCTAATTTTGCTTTGCATGAGCTATCTCACCAGACTTGTACATTCTTGCTCGTCTTGAATATTCTTGGATCTTTCGATCACGCTCTTTGAGCATCTGATCTATGTTGTTTGAAGAAACCAGTAACGGACCAGAGAGGTGGTAGATATTGTTTCCCATGGATCCATGCCCATCCTGAAATAGGGACCAGCAAAATCCCAAGATAAATAACAAATgaatacaaattacaaaaatgtgGCAAACTAGGGACACAAAAAATTGTTGATGGCTAGCAAAGCCATTCACTGACAAATGCTGACAATTATGAAAgcaaaaagacaaagaaatggGAAGGAAAGAATAATAATAGACAAAACTAACCTGAATTAAGGTTTCAGTTGAAacttttccattttcaattttcctGGGATCAATTCTCTGAGAATGGTGTTTGGTATCATGCCTTCTTCTTGACTCTGATCCATTAGTTGACTCCAAAGATATTTGTACTTCAATTGTTTCCCGAGGCCTCGAGGGAACTGGATTTTCTTTTTGATCTCCAGACAATGAAGAAGTCCTAGATGCCACTAACCCAGATAGTTTTGGTAGGTTGACTTTGTTTGAAACATGAGGCCGCCGTTCACCGGCTTCCCTTCCAACCATTTCACAGCCATAACCTGGAACCAATGGACCTGAATGCAAAGGCCTCTGATAAAGAGGGCCGGAGAAATAATTTAGCGTTTCTTTATGATCTTCTGACTGTTTTTGTGGAAAAACCAAATGTCCAGACACAGGTTCTCTGTGAGGATTGAAGAACTCATTCCGGCTCCTTGAGTTTGGAAGGCGTTGCCCTTGCTGcgtcaaataaaattatgatatacTGAGATGAAAAAGTGACAGGATGCAAGGCAGTAGACAAGGCAAAAGGGGGGAGATGGACGCATTTTCCTTTTGGCCTATTCAATTGCACAAATATAAAAGGAATCTCAATTATGGCTAGCAAAGAAGCAGTTAAACCACTGAAACTAGAGGGACATTTGGTAAATGCAAGTACGGGACTTTTGGTGAATGCTAGAATTAAATAAGGAGTGGATCCAGACTGCTTGAAACATCTGGAGCAGTGTATTGCTTTCTAGCGGGAGTTTTCCCTATGTTGagtcaataaaatattatctttcTTGCTGCTTTTGTTACCAGCCCTAATAAAATTCTAACTCTcagattctttattttattattctcctCTGCaccttatttttaaatatgaagagGGCCCATTTGACTCAAAAATTAGTTGAACTAGCCTCCTGTGGTTTGTGTTCTAAAATCGTCATAATATAGTTAGCAGGGGCTAGGTCTGTAGGTCATACTCAAAGAGCACCGAAAAGCAAAGCATTAAACCTTTACAGaccaaaaattaacaaactgaTCAATAAGTTGAATCAAAAGACGTACAAATCTTCCAGATTTTTCGTTTTCTTGTCCCCCCCAATTTCATGGTCATTAGATGTAGACTATTTGGTATAAGTTATAACACTGTGCCCAAAGGTACCCAACAGATGCAGGTCATATAATTTGATTTCAACTAAAACGAATAAGGAGAAACTGGTTTTAATCTTGCTTGAATTACCTGCATTGATATGCAGGAGTCGGCACTGTCTTTGGATAATATAAATGTCTGAGGTTCTTTCTCTTGTCGACCTCCTGGTCTAAATTTTTGCTCCTTTTCCCTATCAGCTCCATGCCTAAGATGATAAACAAAAATCTATACTTGTTAACAATAGTCTTAGGTAACAAAGGCTCCCTCTATCACAAACGTATGAAGCCCGTGGAGCAGAAAGCAAATTCAACattaatcatgaaacacaaattTAAAGTTGCATGCCTACAAAGCtttagaaatcaaacatatgcatatttcttttgtcatgtaCGAGAGTGACCAATGATGTTGCTTTGGTTCATGTCAAAGATTTAAACATTCAAATTtaacaatcaatacaaaatcAACTTGATTACCTGAGAAAAGTTAAAATCACGTCATATAATATTAGTTATTGAACATAATATAACTAAATTGTCTTTGCctcaacatttttttacatataaaactaTCATCCTACAGCAGGTACCTTGTTGCTTCTTCCCACAATTTAGTGTCAATCTCTTTGCTGGGAGGATATTTTGGTAAGCTTGATGGATCACAAGGAAGGGGTTCCGATGAAAAGAACTGTCAATGAAGGGGGGGGAATATCAAAATGGATAATCAAGGGCCTCCTAGAAGGTTAGAAAGGAAACAAGTTCCTTCAATATATTGAATAACAACATTGCATAAgaatttagattattattttctaCTCAATTAGGTACATAAAGGCAGGAAACAGCAAAAAGTGCTTCATGATCACAAGCACACACATGAAGCTGAGAAAATGGTACTCAAATCTCACACAATGAGTATAAGTACATTGTATAAGGATGAAGTCCAATCTCAATCAGGTTACATAAGTACTCCACTTGTTGTAAACATAAAAGCACTTACCTCACTCTTAAGGGCTGCAGCTGCTGTTCCTCGAAGTGTGGGATCTAAAGAAAGTAGGGTTTCGATAAGCCTTGTGGCAGCAGATGGATATTCTTTAAATGTTTCAGCAACACAACGCCTATAATGGTGAGGAGGCCTGAATACTGTTGAATGTGGCGTCCGCAGCTTGCACCAATAGTCCTCAGATGGTGAGCCACAAAGTTTAAAAATCCTATGCAATTGTTCAACCTACAATGAACAGAAGTTAAACTTCAGGTACCTAGCTCTATAACTGTACGATATCAATTTGAGAATTTTAACAGCCAGTCTAAGATGGAATATATTGCTTTGGCAATTGAAATTGTGCATATCAGTGAAGAGACCACTTGAAAAATCCAAGTGAAGGCAGTTATTGTGAGTAAATGATGAAAACTAGATTCTGAAGTAGCATACTGCATACCTCTGTTTTTCCAGGTAATATAGGTCTGCTACGATACAGTTCCCCCAGTATGCAACCAGTGCTCCACAAATCCACAGCAACTCCGTAATTAGATGCTCCAAGTAAGAGTTCTGGTGGTCTATACCACAGAGTTACTACACGGCTGGTCAATGGAACCTTGTGATGGGGGTCAATAAAATTTGCCAGACCAAAATCTGCAATCTTTAAGATGCCATTATTGTCAATGAGAAGATTTGAGCCCTTTATGTCGCGGTGGAGGACACCACGACTATGACAATGATCCAATCCACTAAGAAGCTGTTGCATGTAGCATTTAACCTGATGTATAAGAAACATCACTTAGAGTTTTAGACATCTAAGCATAGTCAAGAGCAAGGACAGTTATTTCAAAAAGAACTCCAATAAGGATAAATGCTTCCCAACATACTATGCCCAATTATCCAAAAAGCTTAAGCTATTAGGCAAAGGCTCATTACTGGTTTTATTACCTCTCTAACATGCTTGAATTATTGACAGTGCACAAGCCCAATTTTACCATGTGTGGAAATTCAATTTTTCAGTTTAGAAGAATATGGGCAGCAAATATCAAATTCCTAACAACTTTGTTTAGAAAGCTTTGATACCATGTCAATGACCAATTATCCCTAAAGCTCAAGTTGTTATGTGAAGACCCATGAAtggttttatacttttattacattttaacaAGAAGAATCTTGACTCCATATAAAACATAAGACCGCAAGAATAAAAAGATATCATCACTACCTGTGGTTCAGAAAACTTAATGCTAGGACTTGATGCAAGTCCTGTAAGATCATGTTCCATGTATTCAAAAACAAGGTACAAGCTGCGAGAGGTCTTCGATGTTATCAAGCCTTCCAACTTTATTACATTTGGATGGTCAAGCCTACGCAGAACAAGGATTTCCCTTGCCATAAACTTGACACTCTCAGCATCACAATTATCAAAGCGTACCCTCTTCAACGCAACGATCTTTTGGTCAGTCAAATCACGAGCCTTATACACAGTACTGTAGGTTCCTTGGCCAATCTGCATGGTAAAATGCCATTACATTACAATCGCCAACATTAATGCATTCACATGATGGTAGTAATAATCAGTTAACTACACAACAGTGGAACTATAATGCAATCACAAACTAAGCAGCCAAGGTGATAACTTACTTTATGAAACCTCTCAAAAGTATCCGCCTTCCGCGGTATCCACCCTTGGACAGCTTCACCAGCAACAGAAGAAAACCAAGTTGGCCACCCTGCTGCAACTTGCTCTCCTTCTAAACCCTTTGGAACCCTTCCAAGACCAGGATGATCAAGAACAGCCAATTCAGgtttctcctttttcttcttcccgtTCTTATTATTACTCGACCGCATCGAACCACTGGATCCCTTGTCAATCAATGAAACTTTCATATCAGCACCATCCAAAATCTTATCTTTCCCCCAAACCCCATCGATCCTTTTCTCCGAATTCAATACGGAAGCCTTCATCTTCGAGGCCGCCCTTTTGCTGGATGAAGTGAATTCCCTTGCCACACCTTCCCTGCTGTCTTCAACAGCTGCACTCTTGGAAGCTATGCACCCCATGTTGCAGCACAAAGCTATTATACAAATTCAACTACTATGCAATATATTATTATCCTTCAATCAATAACCACGATCACTATCCTCCACCTACAACTCCATCATGCAACTGACCAGCTAATATTCATGCATCATCCCCCTCCAATAACAAAGCTGGGAATTTCTCCTCCTTGAACccttaaaaacaaaagaataagaaaatccACGCTTCCTCTGCCCTCTTTTGAAACTTTCAAACTGACCCAATTACAGAGTCAGCGATTCCAATCAAAGACGCAATTAAGAAATCCTCCACTAACACTAACCCAATAAATTGTCAACATTCAAAAATAGAGGGTGATGGTGATCCTACCACTTGAAGACAATGAATCATTAAATTGATCGACAAAAAATAATGGGTAAGGGGAAAAATTTATACTTGAGTTAGAAAGGGATTAAGGGTAAGAATGGAATGGAATGGTTGGTGACAAGCTTAACAACAAAGAAAGTGTTGGGCTTGTGTAAGGATGAAATTTCAACgcgtattcataaattaaagagaaacattATCTCCCTTACACGACGGCTTTTGCCGACTAAGCTCAGTCAACAGacccttttctctctttctctttctctctctctctctctctcttctctgaGGGCCAAGAGTCTGCCATTGACGGTGTGGAAGgaagaatttttcattttttccccctttgacggattagttttttttttcttagaaaaatattatttatataataaaaaataataaaatatttaatatatgtatattagtTCATGAACTGTTTCAAGATTTTATTTACTcaaatttttaaggaaaaacCAAATAAAGTTTCAAAGAATTTCAAcagatttttaagaaataaaaatcaacaaacagttgataatagtaattttttagtttagggaggaaaaaaacattcaacaaaaattaataatattttagtttaggaagaaatttacaaagaaatcattgatattaatattaatatgttagattttttataatataaaaccaTTTTATATTGTTACTCAGTtacgtattattattattatttattagtataatttCAAAGGTAATTATTTAAACAGTAAGTAGAAcacataaatgttttttataactaatatgttaatttttttaatataaactaatataaaatCCAACTTATGATACatggtataatttttaaaataaaataattatatgaaaattaacaaatttattatacattcgTAATAATAGTTTAAGATTAAATGATAAAGTAAAATGATTTGACAATGTTAAAATATTGTCACTAAACTTACTTCTTTTATATCTCTTTCAAACTTTTTACCTAAAActaataaatgtaataaattttcttaattctgatgaaataattttagagttttttttttcatttttactctACAATAATTGTTTGAGGgtaaattaattacatattagGTAGAAAACAAAGGTATAATTGACAAATGGATAATTAATGTTGtcttaaactttgaaaataacatataaataaaaataaaatttttcaaaaattacttCTTTCACTAAttcactaaaattaaaaaattagttaagttGGTAAATAAAAGTGAAtttgtcttaaatttatatatattttcaaaattattcctGATATTTTTTaggtgtacttttttttttcaaatgtttctgttagttttattaaaaaaatgcttttatttcttaaaaaatgtatttattaattttatttatttaatctttcaTCATGAATATgtttatcatttaatatttttattggttgTGTATGTAAATGATCAAAGTAAAGTTTCTAAGATTCTCCTTGTACAAGACAAAGTTAGATTTCAAAGTGTTTTACAACATCAACGTATTCTACTTACTATttattgaactaaaaaaaattactcattgttaaaaatatttgtgacaaaaattattaatgcaTGAGAGattctagattttttttaaaaggattaaactaaaattctattttgatttttataaaaaagatcaAGATAAGTGTTACTTAATTCCTAATATATATcttatcataataattatattctctctcatttatatttcttttgattttctcaCTCCATAATAAATGGTTAGGGgtataataggaaaaaaaatctaatgctTTATTGGTATTgtcaaatgataataaaaaaatactttatttttttaacataaaggtttaattacatattttatcaCTTAATTATTATCATTCCATAAATGTTATTATCTGAGTTATTTTTTGTGCACATTTTATACTTACACTCTAATAATAATCAATCACATTTATTAGGGAGTTAACAAGCTTATGCAATGGCGACCAAGAGAATTAAGCACCATATCTTCTCTTAGAATCTTAAATCATAAGGCATCTTTTACACatctttcaataaatttatttctaaccAATGCGTGACTTATGACTTATTACTCACACTTCTGTTCCAACAAATCCCCTCTTCCCCTCTGAGTCTATGaacaaatacataaaataagcAACAGATAATTATCTCTTAAAGATTGATACAAGAGAAAAAGATGTTACATCAAATGAAAGGAATAAATGATAagagagagaagtatgataTACAACAAATGATACGatggaaaaagataaaaacaaaaaatattatataaattattgtatgaattatcatatttctataatttatattactaTTAGGACTatgtttcaataaatttcttaacaagcacttattaagaaaataaatttatcttataagttaaaataaatttatttttcttattttcttttttcataaatatttataaagaaacTTATTCAAACAGAGCATCGTCTTAATTTTTtaggctaaaatatatttttcattattataaattttaaaaagtttgaaatttgtcccttataaattttttatatgtttttcgtCCTCGTAAAATTAAAGTGTGTTGTTTTTTTACCTAAAGCAAAGTTTGAACCAATCCGAGcctatgtaatattttttaaaaactaaattattagctaaaatatgtttttcatccttataaatatcaaaatatttggaATTCGTCTAGcaaaattttgagtttttttcgttatcgaaaaattgaaaattattacgTTTTGGCTCGAATGTAGGTTTAAGTATTCAAACTTACGTGTCACTCTTTCATTTATTCTATTGATGGGAATGACTATGGAAGTGAGTGACTTTCGGAAGTTAAAAATCAccacaaaatacaaaaaaaaaaaaaaaaacacaaatttgtAAATCTCTCTTTTCTAATCTCCTTCtttcttaacttttttcatcttcttcgaattcaaataaataatttttttatttttcttttttaaatgttttgttcAACTGCAATGATAAACACAACCTTATTGACCCTGTcatcttattcttcttctttgaaTTCCTCTTCCTTCTGAAAACCTACACATTCACTCTCAAACTCAATGTTACGAATATCAATTCTAATGTTCTATTGGAATAAAATGCCCCCAACAAACTCAACAACCTAACTTTCGAATTCACCTCTCTCGGATAAACCTAGTGGATGAGAAAATGCAAAAAGTTAGGGAAGAATAAGGTTAAGGAAGAAGAATTTGCaaatttatggttttttttttttttttgcattttgtgaTGGCTTTTAACTCCAAAAAATTACCCATTGATAATTGTAAAATTTGGGTttaattgatagtcaatttGGACTAATAGTGATTATAATTCCTATACTTTactgttgtttttaatgaaataatgaagaatttaatatcatgttaattttttaccaacaagattcaaaagaagaaaattacagtgctttgaaggaaaattgatgcaaaaact of the Glycine max cultivar Williams 82 chromosome 13, Glycine_max_v4.0, whole genome shotgun sequence genome contains:
- the LOC100804553 gene encoding probable L-type lectin-domain containing receptor kinase VII.2; its protein translation is MQQPISIWQSFSSIFSPLPMSPLKLLIFLHTVTIFSSASTTEFVYNTNFNSTNIILYGNASVQTSILTLTNQSFFSIGRAFYPHKIPTKLANSSTFLPFATSFIFSIVPIKNFITGHGFVFLFTPSRGVNGTTSAEYIGLFNRSNEGNPQNHVLGVEFDPVKNEEEFNDISDNHVGIDINSLCSSTSHEAGYWGGKGDKEFKVLDIKNGENYQVWIEFMHSQLNITMARAGQKKPRVPLISSSVNLSGVLMDEIYVGFTAATGRIIDSAKILAWSFSNSNFSIGDALVTKNLPSFVHHKRWFSGARALAVGVTSIVCVLIIGWGYVAFFILRRRKSQEEVEDWELEYWPHRIGFHEIDAATRRFSEENVIAVGGNGKVYKGVLHGVEVAVKRIPQEREEGMREFLAEVSSLGRMTHRNLVGLRGWCKKERGNLILVYDFMTNGSLDKRIFECEERLMLTWEERIQVLKNVAAGILYLHEGWEVKVLHRDIKANNVLLDKDMNARLGDFGLARMHDHQGQVVSTTRVIGTVGYIAPEVIRSGTASTMSDVFGFGILVLEVVCGRRPIEEHKPGLIEWLMSLMMQGQLHSAVDERLKAKGGYTIEEAERLLYLGLLCSNSDPGIRPTMRQAVKILEVEIDSTESDEENIEMSFLGKIKSAAMWSRAECALPYRGYPSFDEVKMFSFNSRTSGSGSSTFPGSESEITRENR
- the LOC100781209 gene encoding probable serine/threonine-protein kinase At1g54610; this translates as MGCIASKSAAVEDSREGVAREFTSSSKRAASKMKASVLNSEKRIDGVWGKDKILDGADMKVSLIDKGSSGSMRSSNNKNGKKKKEKPELAVLDHPGLGRVPKGLEGEQVAAGWPTWFSSVAGEAVQGWIPRKADTFERFHKIGQGTYSTVYKARDLTDQKIVALKRVRFDNCDAESVKFMAREILVLRRLDHPNVIKLEGLITSKTSRSLYLVFEYMEHDLTGLASSPSIKFSEPQVKCYMQQLLSGLDHCHSRGVLHRDIKGSNLLIDNNGILKIADFGLANFIDPHHKVPLTSRVVTLWYRPPELLLGASNYGVAVDLWSTGCILGELYRSRPILPGKTEVEQLHRIFKLCGSPSEDYWCKLRTPHSTVFRPPHHYRRCVAETFKEYPSAATRLIETLLSLDPTLRGTAAAALKSEFFSSEPLPCDPSSLPKYPPSKEIDTKLWEEATRHGADREKEQKFRPGGRQEKEPQTFILSKDSADSCISMQQGQRLPNSRSRNEFFNPHREPVSGHLVFPQKQSEDHKETLNYFSGPLYQRPLHSGPLVPGYGCEMVGREAGERRPHVSNKVNLPKLSGLVASRTSSLSGDQKENPVPSRPRETIEVQISLESTNGSESRRRHDTKHHSQRIDPRKIENGKVSTETLIQDGHGSMGNNIYHLSGPLLVSSNNIDQMLKERDRKIQEYSRRARMYKSGEIAHAKQN